In a genomic window of Corvus moneduloides isolate bCorMon1 chromosome 17, bCorMon1.pri, whole genome shotgun sequence:
- the MED29 gene encoding mediator of RNA polymerase II transcription subunit 29 — protein MAAPPPPPAGPGPGPPSAPAGPGPAAGPGAGPGPPPGAAQGPALPAQAAAAQAQDFDPVQRFRLLLPQLKESLQTLMKVAAQNLVQNSSIDNGQKSADGALQRFDKSLEEFYALCDQLELCLRLAHECLSQSFDSAKHAPALVPAAPKGEGGPGAETLPYTQYLPLIKAQIAGAKDIHNALLEGTNKITGKLPPPGGP, from the exons ATGGCGgcaccgccgccgcctccggctgggccgggcccggggcctCCCTCAgcgcccgcggggccggggccggcggcggggcccggagcggggccggggccgcccccgggGGCCGCGCAGGGCCCCGCGCTGCCcgcgcaggcggcggcggcgcagGCGCAGGATTTTGATCCCGTGCAGCGCTtccggctgctgctgccgcaGCTGAAGGAGAGCCTGCAG ACCCTGATGAAGGTGGCAGCTCAGAACCTGGTGCAGAACTCCAGCATCGACAATGGGCA GAAGAGCGCAGATGGGGCCCTGCAGCGCTTTGACAAGAGCCTGGAGGAGTTCTACGCCCTGTGTGaccagctggagctgtgcctg CGCCTGGCCCACGAGTGCCTCTCGCAGAGCTTCGACAGCGCCAAGCACGCCCCGGCCCTGGTGCCCGCAGCCCCCAAGGGCGAGGGGGGGCCCGGGGCCGAGACCCTGCCCTACACCCAGTACCTGCCGCTGATCAAGGCGCAGATCGCGGGCGCCAAGGACATCCACAACGCGCTGCTCGAGGGCACCAACAAGATCACGGGCAAGCTGCCCCCGCCGGGGGGGCC